In Apium graveolens cultivar Ventura chromosome 10, ASM990537v1, whole genome shotgun sequence, the following are encoded in one genomic region:
- the LOC141693581 gene encoding calvin cycle protein CP12-1, chloroplastic-like has product MASAMSSLSVSSTPKILAKATDSPNIRSSWLNQPWNRSGIHWTGQRMSVPPMAKSPDLSEKVAESIKEAEETCAGDPASGECIAAWDEVEELSAAASHAKDKKKVSDPLEDFCKDNMETDECRTYED; this is encoded by the coding sequence ATGGCTTCAGCTATGTCTAGTTTAAGCGTCTCATCAACTCCAAAAATCTTGGCCAAGGCCACAGACTCGCCTAATATTCGATCTTCATGGCTCAATCAGCCATGGAACAGGTCCGGTATTCATTGGACGGGCCAACGCATGTCGGTCCCTCCAATGGCTAAGAGTCCGGACCTATCGGAAAAAGTGGCAGAGAGTATTAAGGAAGCGGAGGAAACATGTGCGGGGGATCCAGCTAGCGGAGAATGCATAGCAGCGTGGGATGAGGTGGAGGAACTTAGTGCAGCTGCTAGCCATGCAAAGGACAAGAAGAAGGTGTCTGATCCATTGGAGGACTTCTGCAAGGATAACATGGAGACTGATGAGTGCCGTACTTATGAAGATTGA
- the LOC141693580 gene encoding putative F-box protein At1g47790, whose product MAPIRHNPTLSDDLISEILVRVPVKSLLRFQSVCKSWLSLIKHSAFVRSQLLYSSTTQTDQTLIISRYRNDEENKFLLLRVDSREIEVDLKYPYSRDEFTHVPLCTLVGSANGIVCIAVDFINLKVGIYLWNPATRQSKAIPTFRDVHHESLGFGYDPIDDDYKVVRIVMPPSFSEVYSANTNVWRNVPDPIDRPLAADFDVCVNGFLCGIGEYGMMAFDLNKEVLNCGIKLPVFSAEASVDDNENDDDYYGEAEGDDNDDNDYGEGDHDNDYNDDDDYGDGDDGPGYYETRVTESNARIIEYSKSIAVLVLRDNGLNYNKRVKMWTLDDDACLCGGGVEASWTPVFSIDLGIPAYIVHGFFSNKDVQILLENVDVWISCNIDKKEAKIIPLSIDMAKELYNRHIYKYTESLVSLEGFGQVNWNADGDDN is encoded by the coding sequence ATGGCGCCAATTAGACACAATCCAACACTTTCCGACGATCTAATCAGCGAGATTCTGGTACGCGTACCCGTCAAATCACTACTCCGTTTCCAATCAGTGTGCAAGTCGTGGTTATCACTAATCAAACACTCTGCTTTCGTAAGATCTCAACTCCTTTATTCATCCACAACCCAAACTGATCAAACTCTTATCATCAGCCGCTATAGAAATGACGAAGAAAACAAATTCCTACTCCTCCGTGTCGATTCTCGTGAAATTGAGGTTGATCTCAAGTATCCGTATTCTCGAGATGAGTTTACACACGTGCCTCTTTGTACACTTGTTGGTTCAGCTAATGGAATTGTTTGTATTGCGGTCGATTTTATTAATTTGAAAGTTGGTATTTATCTTTGGAATCCTGCTACTAGACAAAGTAAAGCTATTCCGACGTTTCGTGATGTTCATCATGAATCGTTGGGGTTTGGTTATGATCCGATTGATGATGATTATAAGGTCGTTAGGATTGTGATGCCACCTTCTTTTTCTGAGGTGTATTCCGCTAATACGAATGTTTGGCGGAATGTGCCTGATCCGATTGATAGGCCTTTGGCCGCTGATTTCGATGTGTGTGTTAATGGTTTCTTGTGTGGTATTGGAGAGTATGGTATGATGGCGTTTGATTTGAATAAGGAGGTGCTCAATTGTGGTATTAAGCTCCCCGTTTTTTCTGCTGAAGCTAGTGTTGATGATAATGAGAATGATGATGATTATTATGGTGAAGCTGAAGGTGATGACAATGACGATAATGATTATGGTGAAGGTGATCATGATAACGAttataatgatgatgatgattatgGTGATGGTGATGATGGCCCTGGTTATTATGAAACTCGTGTTACAGAGTCCAATGCTCGTATTATTGAGTATAGTAAGTCTATTGCTGTTCTTGTGTTGAGGGATAATGGTTTGAATTATAATAAGAGGGTTAAGATGTGGACTTTGGATGATGATGCATGCCTTTGCGGTGGTGGAGTGGAGGCATCATGGACGCCAGTGTTTAGTATTGATTTAGGTATACCGGCATATATTGTACATGGCTTCTTTAGCAACAAGGATGTTCAAATCCtattagaaaatgttgatgtGTGGATTTCGTGTAACATTGACAAGAAAGAGGCCAAGATTATCCCACTCTCAATTGATATGGCTAAAGAACTATACAACCGTCATATCTACAAGTATACGGAGAGCCTAGTTTCACTCGAAGGATTCGGACAAGTCAACTGGAATGCTGACGGCGATGATAATTAG